DNA from Leptospira harrisiae:
AGAACACGGACTTACAGAAACTGAATTTGTAGAGATCCAAAAGATCTTAGGAAGAATGCCCAACTCCACAGAACTGGGAATTTTCTCCGCCATGTGGTCGGAACACTGCTCTTATAAAAATTCAATTTTAAAATTAAAAACTCTTCCGACAAAGTCGGATAAACTCCTCGCTCAGGCAGGGGAAGAAAATGCAGGAGCCATGGACATTGGGGATGGACTTGCCGTAGTCTTCAAAATCGAAAGTCACAACCATCCAACCGCTGTAGAACCTTACCAAGGTGCGGCCACTGGTGTTGGTGGAATTATGCGAGATATTTTTACGATGGGTGCAAGACCCATCACTTCTCTCAACTCACTCAGGTTTGGTGATCCAAAAGAAGCACGTAACAAGTATTTACTCACTCGTGCCGTGAAAGGGATCGGAGACTATGGCAACTCTCTTGGGATTGCAGTAGGTGGTGGAGAACTATTCATCCATCCCACGTTTACCAAAAATCCACTGGTGAATGCAATGACAGTGGGAATTGCTCGTCATGACCAAATGGCTTCTGCTTCTACCAAAGGAAAAGTAGGATACAAAGTGTACATCGTGGGTGCCACAACGGGACGAGACGGAATCCACGGTGCCAGTTTTGCTTCCAAAGACCTCACCAAAGAATCGGAAGAGAAAAGATCTGCTGTGCAAGTGGGTGATCCCTTTATGGAAAAACTTCTAATGGAAGCATCCCTGGAAGCCATCCAAAAGAACCTCCTTGTGGGAATCCAAGACATGGGTGCTGCCGGAATTTCTTGTGCGACTTCAGAGATGAGTGCCAAAGGTAAAACTGGAATGGATGTGGACTTAGACAAAGTCCCTCTTCGTGAATCGGATATGAATGCTTACGAAATTATGTTATCCGAATCCCAAGAACGAATGCTTGTCATTCCTGAAACGGGAAAAGAAGAAGAACTTGTTTCTATCTTTCATAAATGGGGACTGAACGCCGTGGAGATTGGAACCGTTACCGGTGACGGAATCCTTCGGATTAGAAAGGATGGAAAACTCAAAGCCGAAATCCCTGCTGACTCACTGGTCCTTGGTGGTGGTGCTCCCAGGTATGTGAGAGAAGAAAAAAGACCGGCTTACCTGGATGAGGTGACAAAGTTTGATCCAACAAAAATTAATGACTTATCCAAAGACACTGTTTCCCAAACCTTAAATACCCTTCTCTCTTCTTTAAATATCAGCTCCAGACGACCTCTCTACGAACAGTATGATACAGAAGTGGGACTTGTGAAAGTGGTAGAGCCGGGAGAAGACGGAGGCCTTGTGCGGATTCCTGGAACTAAAAAAGGAATCGCTGTCGCCACAGATTGTAACTCTCGTTATACGTATCTAAATCCATACGAAGGGGCACAAATTGCTGTTTGTGAATCGGCAAGAAACGTGGCATCTACAGGTGCAGAACCTTACGGGGTCACAAACAACCTGAACTTTGGAAACCCTTACATCCCAGAAAACTATTATATCTTTAGCGAATGTGTGAGAGGACTTGGGGATGCATGCCGGTTCCTTGGACTTCCTGTGACTGGTGGAAACGTATCCTTCTACAATGAATCTCCCGAAGGCCCAGTATTCCCAACACCTACCATTGGTATGGTGGGAGTGATTGATGACGTAGCAAAAGGACTTCACACCTACCCGCGGACAGAAGAAGAAGTTCTGTATGCCCTTGTGGGAGAATTCCAACCTACGATTTCAGCCTCCGAATACCTTTACCGGTTTCATGGTCTAGATACGGGAAAAATTCCAAACATTTCTCTCGCCAAAGAAAAAGCAAGTATTGATACACTCATCTCTTGCCGAAAAGAAGGACTTCTTACTTCCGCCAAAGATCTGTCACTCGGTGGACTCCTTGTAGCACTT
Protein-coding regions in this window:
- the purL gene encoding phosphoribosylformylglycinamidine synthase subunit PurL codes for the protein MEKEKVNLEDAKEHGLTETEFVEIQKILGRMPNSTELGIFSAMWSEHCSYKNSILKLKTLPTKSDKLLAQAGEENAGAMDIGDGLAVVFKIESHNHPTAVEPYQGAATGVGGIMRDIFTMGARPITSLNSLRFGDPKEARNKYLLTRAVKGIGDYGNSLGIAVGGGELFIHPTFTKNPLVNAMTVGIARHDQMASASTKGKVGYKVYIVGATTGRDGIHGASFASKDLTKESEEKRSAVQVGDPFMEKLLMEASLEAIQKNLLVGIQDMGAAGISCATSEMSAKGKTGMDVDLDKVPLRESDMNAYEIMLSESQERMLVIPETGKEEELVSIFHKWGLNAVEIGTVTGDGILRIRKDGKLKAEIPADSLVLGGGAPRYVREEKRPAYLDEVTKFDPTKINDLSKDTVSQTLNTLLSSLNISSRRPLYEQYDTEVGLVKVVEPGEDGGLVRIPGTKKGIAVATDCNSRYTYLNPYEGAQIAVCESARNVASTGAEPYGVTNNLNFGNPYIPENYYIFSECVRGLGDACRFLGLPVTGGNVSFYNESPEGPVFPTPTIGMVGVIDDVAKGLHTYPRTEEEVLYALVGEFQPTISASEYLYRFHGLDTGKIPNISLAKEKASIDTLISCRKEGLLTSAKDLSLGGLLVALAKIVISGNKGLEVNLEGLQKSFSRLDELCFGETGASFVISFLAKDEEKVKEKYTKAGLGFTTLGKSNSKSALSVKGNGFQWEWTAKSLETEFESGLKTYFE